In the Flagellimonas sp. MMG031 genome, one interval contains:
- the trxA gene encoding thioredoxin → MKGNFVALINSDQLTLIDFSAEWCGPCKMLAPILKQVKDEMGEDLKIVKIDVDKNQNLANTYQVRGVPTLIFFKNGKQLWRKSGVLQKQELVQLAKSFL, encoded by the coding sequence ATGAAAGGAAATTTTGTAGCTTTGATCAATAGCGACCAATTGACGCTTATCGACTTTTCGGCAGAATGGTGCGGACCTTGTAAAATGTTGGCTCCTATTTTAAAGCAGGTCAAAGATGAGATGGGCGAAGATTTAAAAATCGTAAAAATTGACGTGGACAAAAACCAAAATTTGGCCAATACGTACCAGGTAAGGGGCGTTCCTACCTTAATTTTCTTCAAAAACGGAAAACAGCTCTGGAGAAAATCGGGCGTACTTCAAAAACAGGAATTGGTCCAGTTGGCCAAATCCTTCTTGTAG